The Nocardioides humi genome includes a region encoding these proteins:
- a CDS encoding ABC transporter permease, which produces MATTLSRPVRTAPRPSAVIWLSYGILAVVVAVVLLADVLAPHAPNQQDLTSVLLGPSGEHPLGTDDLGRDVLSRLLHGTRVSILAALLAVGIAVVVGFPLGILAGYVGGWPDAVLMRLLDTVMAFPALVLAIGITAMLGPDITTAMAAVGIVLTPVVVRLTRAQTMAVAGQTYIEAASSFGARGVRRMILPHVVPNVVQPIIAQLAVLMGFALIAEASLSFLQLGVQPPTASWGTILARSYTFLERAPMSIFVPGAAIALTVFALNIVGEEAQRLLDPRRR; this is translated from the coding sequence ATGGCGACGACGCTCAGCCGGCCCGTCCGCACCGCCCCACGCCCGTCGGCCGTGATCTGGCTCAGCTACGGGATCCTCGCCGTCGTCGTCGCCGTGGTGCTCCTGGCCGACGTCCTCGCGCCGCACGCGCCGAACCAGCAGGACCTCACCTCCGTCCTCCTCGGGCCCAGCGGGGAGCACCCGCTGGGCACCGACGACCTGGGACGGGACGTCCTCAGCCGGCTGCTGCACGGCACGCGGGTCTCGATCCTCGCGGCGCTGCTGGCCGTCGGGATCGCGGTGGTCGTGGGATTCCCGTTGGGCATCCTGGCGGGGTACGTCGGGGGGTGGCCGGACGCGGTCCTCATGCGCCTGCTGGACACCGTCATGGCCTTCCCCGCCCTCGTTCTCGCCATCGGCATCACCGCGATGCTGGGGCCCGACATCACCACCGCCATGGCCGCCGTCGGCATCGTGCTGACCCCGGTCGTGGTGCGTCTGACGCGGGCGCAGACCATGGCCGTGGCGGGGCAGACCTACATCGAGGCGGCATCGTCGTTCGGGGCCCGCGGCGTGCGGCGGATGATCCTTCCCCACGTCGTGCCCAATGTCGTCCAGCCGATCATCGCCCAGCTGGCCGTGCTGATGGGCTTCGCGCTGATCGCCGAGGCCAGCCTGAGCTTCCTGCAGCTCGGCGTCCAGCCGCCCACGGCCTCCTGGGGCACCATCCTGGCGCGCTCCTACACCTTCCTCGAGCGGGCGCCGATGAGCATCTTCGTGCCCGGCGCGGCGATCGCCCTCACCGTCTTCGCGCTCAACATCGTGGGCGAGGAGGCGCAGCGGCTCCTGGACCCGCGCCGGCGGTGA
- a CDS encoding ABC transporter permease — protein MRIASAVASRLMWTAPTLLLATLVAFLLQQLIPGDQAVALAGEYASEERLAAIRGDLGLDQPVLARYLEWVGGVVTGDLGTSYRTGQPVAEIVLDRLPVTLLLTLFALLVAVVIGVPSGIAAAQRPGSWADRLLTTAATAGIAIPNFWLGMMLIAVFAVQLGWLPGPGGVDFRDDPANAVRALVLPSIALGMVGSAEICRQVRSAMIENLGSDYVRTLRAKGLSRRSIVWQHALKNSSLPLATILGIQVSHLVGGAVVVESVFGLSGIGSLVVEATNQRDYVVIQAVVLLAAVIVLVTNLVVDISYRLLDPRIS, from the coding sequence GTGAGGATCGCCTCCGCCGTGGCGTCCCGGCTGATGTGGACGGCGCCCACCCTGCTGCTCGCGACCCTGGTCGCCTTCCTGCTGCAGCAGCTGATCCCGGGCGACCAGGCGGTCGCGCTCGCCGGCGAGTACGCCAGCGAGGAGAGGCTGGCCGCCATCCGCGGCGACCTGGGTCTCGACCAGCCGGTGCTCGCCCGCTACCTGGAGTGGGTCGGTGGCGTGGTCACCGGCGACCTCGGGACGTCCTATCGCACGGGGCAGCCCGTCGCCGAGATCGTGCTCGACCGCCTTCCGGTGACCCTGCTGCTGACGCTCTTCGCGCTGCTCGTGGCGGTCGTGATCGGCGTCCCCAGCGGGATCGCCGCGGCGCAGCGTCCCGGGAGCTGGGCGGACCGTCTGCTCACGACCGCGGCGACGGCGGGGATCGCCATCCCGAACTTCTGGCTGGGCATGATGCTGATCGCCGTGTTCGCCGTGCAGCTCGGCTGGCTCCCCGGGCCGGGTGGCGTGGACTTCCGCGACGACCCGGCGAACGCCGTCCGCGCGCTCGTCCTCCCGTCGATCGCGCTGGGCATGGTCGGCTCCGCCGAGATATGCCGGCAGGTGCGGTCGGCGATGATCGAGAATCTGGGCTCCGACTACGTCCGGACCCTGCGTGCGAAGGGCCTGTCCCGCCGCTCCATCGTGTGGCAGCACGCCCTGAAGAACTCGAGCCTGCCGCTGGCGACGATCCTGGGGATCCAGGTGTCGCACCTCGTCGGCGGCGCGGTGGTGGTCGAGTCGGTCTTCGGCCTGTCCGGCATCGGCTCGCTCGTCGTGGAGGCGACGAACCAGCGCGACTACGTCGTCATCCAGGCCGTGGTGCTGCTGGCGGCGGTCATCGTGCTGGTCACGAACCTGGTCGTCGACATCTCCTACCGCCTCCTGGACCCGAGGATCTCGTGA
- a CDS encoding oligopeptide/dipeptide ABC transporter ATP-binding protein, which translates to MTVLMRLDDVAVRFPLGRRRSVSAVDGVSLDIVQGQTLGLIGESGSGKSTLARAMLGLVPTSAGSVSWLGEDVARMPRQRRHDFTGEVQMVFQDPHSALDPRRRVHQSVREPLDVLRRGERRDRDELTRRALADVGLPAHLHDRYPHQLSGGQKQRVNIARALVTRPRLIVCDESVAALDVALQAEILNLLGDLKDEHDLTVVFISHDLGVVGHIADRVAVMYLGKLVETAAADDLLEAPRHPYTEALLSARPDVHQPGGGDRIVLRGDVPSPLAPPSGCRFHPRCLHASAACARDLPVLVPVESGGASACLRVADLYGPVPADPRAMRGAR; encoded by the coding sequence ATGACCGTCCTGATGCGGCTCGACGACGTCGCGGTGCGCTTCCCCCTCGGGCGGCGGCGGAGCGTGTCGGCCGTCGACGGGGTGAGCCTGGACATCGTCCAGGGGCAGACGCTCGGCCTGATCGGGGAGAGCGGCTCGGGGAAGTCGACGCTGGCGCGCGCGATGCTGGGTCTGGTCCCGACGAGCGCTGGGTCGGTCTCGTGGCTGGGCGAGGACGTGGCGCGGATGCCGCGGCAGCGCCGCCACGACTTCACCGGCGAGGTCCAGATGGTGTTCCAGGATCCGCACAGCGCGCTCGACCCGCGCCGGCGGGTGCACCAGAGCGTCCGTGAGCCGCTCGACGTCCTGCGCCGTGGCGAACGGCGCGATCGCGACGAGCTGACCCGGCGGGCGCTGGCGGACGTCGGGCTCCCCGCCCACCTGCACGATCGCTATCCCCACCAGCTCAGCGGCGGTCAGAAGCAGCGGGTCAACATCGCCCGGGCCCTCGTGACCCGGCCGCGGCTGATCGTCTGCGACGAGTCCGTCGCCGCGCTGGACGTGGCGCTGCAGGCGGAGATCCTGAACCTCCTCGGCGACCTGAAGGACGAGCACGACCTGACGGTCGTGTTCATCAGCCACGACCTCGGGGTGGTCGGCCACATCGCCGACCGTGTCGCGGTGATGTACCTCGGCAAGCTGGTCGAGACCGCCGCGGCCGACGACCTGCTGGAGGCGCCGCGCCATCCGTACACGGAGGCCCTGCTCTCGGCGCGGCCCGACGTGCACCAGCCCGGCGGGGGCGATCGGATCGTGCTGCGCGGCGACGTCCCCAGCCCGCTGGCGCCGCCCAGCGGGTGCCGCTTCCATCCCCGGTGCCTGCACGCGAGCGCCGCCTGCGCGCGCGACCTGCCGGTCCTCGTCCCCGTCGAGAGCGGCGGCGCCTCGGCGTGCCTGCGCGTCGCGGACCTCTACGGCCCGGTCCCGGCCGACCCGCGAGCGATGCGAGGTGCCCGGTGA